In Diceros bicornis minor isolate mBicDic1 chromosome 24, mDicBic1.mat.cur, whole genome shotgun sequence, the following are encoded in one genomic region:
- the PSMA3 gene encoding proteasome subunit alpha type-3 yields the protein MSSIGTGYDLSASTFSPDGRVFQVEYAMKAVENSSTAIGIRCKDGVVFGVEKLVLSKLYEEGSNKRLFNVDRHVGMAVAGLLADARSLADIAREEASNFRSNFGYDIPLKHLADRVAMYVHAYTLYSAVRPFGCSFMLGSYSVNDGAQLYMIDPSGVSYGYWGCAIGKARQAAKTEIEKLQMKEMTCRDVVKEVAKIIYIVHDEVKDKAFELELSWVGEITKGRHEIVPKDIREEAEKYAKESLKEEDESDDDNM from the exons ATGAGCTCCATCGGCACCGGG TATGACCTGTCAGCCTCTACATTCTCTCCTGATGGAAGAGTTTTTCAAGTTGAATACGCTATGAAGGCTGTGGAAAATAGTAG TACAGCTATTGGAATCAGATGTAAAGATGGTGTTGTCTTTGGGGTAGAAAAATTAGTCCTTTCTAAACTTTATGAAGAAGGTTCCAACAAACGACTTTTTAACGTTGATCGGCATGTTGGAATG gcaGTAGCAGGTTTGTTGGCAGATGCTCGTTCTTTAGCAGACATTGCAAGAGAAGAAGCTTCCAACTTTAGATCTAACTTTGGCTATGACATTCCACTAAAA CATCTTGCAGACAGAGTGGCCATGTATGTACATGCATATACACTCTACAGTGCTGTTAGACCTTTTGGCTGCAG TTTCATGTTAGGGTCTTACAGTGTGAATGATGGTGCACAACTCTACATGATTGACCCATCGGGTGTTTCATAT GGTTATTGGGGTTGTGCCATTGGCAAAGCCAGGCAAGCTGCAAAGACCGAAATAGAAAAGCTTCAG ATgaaagaaatgacctgccgtgaTGTTGTTAAAGAAGTTGCAAAAAT AATTTACATAGTACACGATGAAGTTAAGGATAAAGCTTTTGAACTAGAGCTCAGCTGGGTTGGTGAAA TAACTAAAGGAAGACATGAAATTGTTCCAAAAGATATaagggaagaggcagagaaataTGCTAAG GAATCTTTGAAGGAAGAAGATGAGTCAGATGATGATAATATGTAA